A section of the Amycolatopsis sp. AA4 genome encodes:
- a CDS encoding TIGR03564 family F420-dependent LLM class oxidoreductase — protein sequence MSVGLTLPALPRDPITVTEVLNQAREAEEAGAASIWFAQLPSGHDALAVAALAGQVTSRVEIGTSVVPIYPRHPLVLAAAARTASEVTDGRFTLGIGLGAKNFLEPVYGTPYPPPVRHLREYLTVLRALFAGEQVDFTGSTVEVHLSEPAPATPISVLVAAMGPQALRVTGELADGTLPYLASPRALSNLIVPGIGPGKRVIAAVPAVVTSDVEAVRERAAQELGFYGSIPSYQRVLKEGGVENAAELVLIGDEETVAAGVQRYFDAGATDVLLTQTALHTDEDRRRTWRLTGELNSSGS from the coding sequence ATGAGCGTCGGACTGACCTTGCCCGCCCTGCCGCGGGACCCCATCACGGTGACCGAAGTGCTGAACCAAGCACGCGAGGCTGAGGAGGCGGGCGCGGCGTCGATCTGGTTCGCCCAGTTGCCCAGCGGCCACGACGCGCTGGCAGTGGCCGCGCTGGCCGGGCAGGTGACTTCCCGGGTCGAGATCGGCACCTCCGTCGTGCCGATTTACCCGCGACACCCGCTGGTTCTGGCCGCCGCCGCGCGCACGGCGAGTGAGGTGACCGACGGGCGGTTCACCCTCGGCATCGGTCTCGGTGCGAAGAACTTCCTCGAACCCGTCTATGGCACGCCGTATCCGCCCCCGGTGCGGCACCTGCGCGAGTACCTGACCGTTTTGCGCGCGCTGTTCGCCGGGGAACAAGTCGACTTCACCGGTTCGACGGTGGAGGTGCATCTGTCGGAGCCCGCGCCGGCCACGCCGATTTCGGTGCTCGTCGCCGCGATGGGCCCGCAAGCGTTGCGGGTTACTGGCGAACTGGCCGACGGCACGCTGCCCTATCTGGCCAGCCCGCGCGCTCTCTCGAACCTGATCGTGCCCGGGATCGGCCCCGGCAAGCGAGTGATCGCCGCGGTTCCGGCCGTGGTGACGAGCGACGTCGAGGCGGTGCGCGAACGTGCGGCCCAGGAACTCGGCTTCTACGGTTCGATCCCGTCGTATCAGCGCGTGCTGAAAGAGGGCGGCGTCGAAAACGCGGCGGAATTGGTGCTGATCGGCGACGAGGAGACGGTCGCCGCCGGAGTGCAGCGCTACTTCGACGCGGGCGCAACCGACGTGTTGCTCACCCAGACCGCCCTGCACACCGACGAGGACCGCCGCCGCACCTGGCGGCTGACGGGCGAGCTCAACTCATCCGGTTCGTAA
- a CDS encoding OsmC family protein, with amino-acid sequence MSLTDVIDGTRQAVQTDRRNAAVSFSVDHALAANTATVVDVRVRDHAFTVDEPPVLGGTDKAANPVEYALAALGSCQVITYQFWAARLGIPLDSVRVKVDGDLDLHGFFGFDESTRPGFSDVRVSVELDGPAAPEAYEQLRRAVDEHCPVLDLFRNPTPVSTTVL; translated from the coding sequence ATGTCACTGACCGACGTCATCGACGGCACCCGGCAAGCCGTGCAGACCGACCGGCGCAACGCGGCGGTGTCGTTCAGCGTCGACCACGCGCTGGCCGCGAACACCGCGACGGTGGTGGACGTCCGGGTCCGCGACCACGCGTTCACCGTGGACGAGCCGCCCGTCCTCGGCGGCACCGACAAGGCGGCGAACCCGGTCGAGTACGCGCTCGCCGCGCTCGGGTCCTGCCAGGTGATCACGTACCAGTTCTGGGCGGCCCGGCTCGGCATTCCGCTCGACTCGGTGCGCGTGAAGGTCGACGGCGACCTGGACCTGCACGGCTTCTTCGGCTTCGACGAATCGACCCGGCCCGGTTTCAGCGACGTGCGAGTCTCGGTGGAACTCGACGGCCCGGCCGCGCCCGAGGCCTACGAACAGCTCCGCCGCGCGGTGGACGAACACTGCCCGGTGCTCGACCTGTTCCGCAACCCGACCCCAGTCAGCACAACGGTTCTCTGA
- a CDS encoding pentapeptide repeat-containing protein — protein MTDDAAGRPARTQKLPELRWWWVAAAAAATAVLIAAATWLLVSQVATAPTSDTARAELDAIRTALSLAVGTGGAFALWLAARRQRSTEIQIRETIAATAEDQRHRERVQLATEFDLTERRITELYAKAVEQIGSDKAPVRLGGLYALERLANANPTLRQAIVNVVCAYLRMPFPEPSWDYESSRAAELESGMSDVERQEREELQVRLAAQQMLADHLREADGSPEKWGACDIDLSRAVLIDFRLQRCSVGNAQFHGTQFLVVARFDKTVFHGEVWFYHSDFDRMASFSGAKFLDRAVFTATRFGWHLLSPGVRFLGGAGFHRVEFCGRCDFRDGEFAQFIEFDQPPKLSEPSDEYVGDTMSWNEFPGTRFNFQGARAGQLAEEPTLPDRWSVSADGTFAYRGELDPS, from the coding sequence ATGACAGATGACGCGGCCGGTCGTCCCGCTCGGACGCAGAAGCTGCCGGAGCTGCGGTGGTGGTGGGTAGCCGCTGCCGCCGCGGCGACCGCGGTCCTGATCGCGGCGGCGACCTGGCTGCTGGTCAGCCAGGTCGCGACGGCCCCGACGTCGGACACGGCCCGGGCTGAACTGGACGCCATCCGCACGGCGCTGAGCCTCGCGGTCGGCACGGGCGGCGCGTTCGCGCTGTGGCTGGCGGCGCGACGGCAGCGGTCGACGGAAATCCAGATCAGGGAAACGATCGCCGCCACCGCCGAGGACCAGCGGCACCGGGAGCGGGTCCAGCTCGCGACCGAGTTCGACCTGACCGAGCGGCGGATCACCGAGCTGTACGCCAAAGCTGTCGAGCAGATCGGTTCGGACAAGGCCCCGGTGCGGCTCGGCGGGCTGTATGCGCTGGAACGGCTGGCCAATGCCAATCCGACGCTCCGGCAGGCGATCGTCAACGTTGTTTGCGCGTATTTGCGGATGCCGTTTCCGGAGCCTTCGTGGGATTACGAAAGCTCGCGAGCGGCCGAGCTGGAAAGCGGCATGTCGGATGTTGAGCGGCAGGAACGCGAGGAGCTTCAGGTACGGCTCGCTGCGCAGCAGATGCTGGCGGATCACCTCCGAGAGGCGGACGGCTCGCCGGAGAAGTGGGGCGCTTGCGATATAGACCTAAGCCGTGCGGTCTTGATCGACTTCAGGCTTCAGCGGTGCTCCGTCGGCAACGCCCAGTTCCATGGAACCCAGTTCCTAGTGGTGGCCAGGTTCGACAAAACTGTCTTTCACGGAGAGGTCTGGTTCTATCATTCCGACTTCGACCGGATGGCGAGCTTCTCCGGGGCGAAGTTTCTCGACCGAGCCGTCTTCACGGCGACGCGGTTCGGCTGGCACCTCTTGTCGCCCGGCGTGCGATTCCTTGGCGGAGCCGGGTTTCATCGCGTGGAGTTTTGCGGAAGGTGCGATTTCCGCGACGGGGAGTTCGCGCAATTCATCGAGTTCGATCAGCCGCCGAAGCTGAGCGAGCCGAGTGACGAGTATGTCGGCGATACGATGTCGTGGAACGAATTTCCCGGTACCCGCTTCAACTTCCAAGGCGCCCGGGCCGGGCAGTTGGCCGAAGAGCCGACACTGCCCGACCGGTGGAGCGTTTCCGCCGACGGGACTTTCGCCTATCGCGGCGAACTGGATCCGTCGTGA
- a CDS encoding adenylosuccinate synthase, translated as MPAIVLIGAQWGDEGKGKATDLLGDRVQWVVRYQGGNNAGHTVVLPNGENFALHLIPSGILTPGVTNVIGNGVVIDPGVLLDELAGLEERDVDTSKLLISADAHLIMPYHVAIDKVTERYLGSRKIGTTGRGIGPCYQDKIARVGVRVQDLLDEKIFRQKVEAALEFKNQVLVKVYNRKALDADQVADEVLAAGEKFAHRIADTRLQLNQALERGETVLLEGSQGTLLDVDHGTYPFVTSSNPTSGGASAGSGIGPGRITTVLGILKAYTTRVGSGPFPTELDDESGEYLRKQGGEFGVTTGRSRRTGWFDAVIARYAVRVNGITDYFLTKLDVLSGLEKVPVCVGYEVDGFRTSDMPMTQTDVHHAVPIYEELPGWFEDISHCRTYDELPANARAYVERIEELSGARVSAIGVGPGREQTIVRHEFA; from the coding sequence ATGCCGGCCATCGTGCTGATCGGTGCCCAGTGGGGGGACGAGGGCAAGGGCAAGGCCACCGACCTGCTCGGCGACCGCGTCCAGTGGGTCGTCCGCTACCAGGGCGGCAACAACGCGGGCCACACGGTCGTGCTGCCGAACGGCGAGAACTTCGCGCTGCACCTCATCCCGTCCGGGATCCTGACGCCGGGCGTGACGAACGTCATCGGCAACGGCGTGGTCATCGACCCGGGCGTGCTGCTGGACGAGCTGGCCGGTCTCGAGGAGCGCGACGTCGACACCAGCAAGCTGCTGATCTCGGCCGACGCGCACTTGATCATGCCGTACCACGTGGCGATCGACAAAGTCACCGAGCGCTACCTGGGCAGCCGCAAGATCGGCACCACCGGCCGCGGCATCGGGCCGTGCTACCAGGACAAGATCGCCCGCGTCGGCGTCCGCGTGCAGGACCTGCTCGACGAGAAGATCTTCCGGCAGAAGGTCGAGGCGGCGCTGGAGTTCAAGAACCAGGTGCTGGTCAAGGTCTACAACCGCAAGGCGCTCGACGCGGACCAGGTCGCCGACGAGGTGCTCGCGGCGGGCGAGAAGTTCGCGCACCGCATCGCCGACACCCGGCTGCAGCTGAACCAGGCGCTGGAGCGCGGCGAGACGGTCCTGCTGGAGGGCTCGCAGGGCACGCTGCTCGACGTGGACCACGGCACGTACCCGTTCGTCACGTCGTCGAACCCGACGTCCGGCGGCGCGAGCGCGGGGTCGGGCATCGGCCCGGGCCGCATCACGACCGTGCTGGGCATCCTGAAGGCCTACACGACCCGCGTCGGCTCCGGCCCGTTCCCGACCGAACTGGACGACGAGTCCGGCGAGTACCTGCGCAAGCAGGGCGGCGAGTTCGGCGTCACCACCGGCCGCTCGCGGCGCACCGGCTGGTTCGACGCGGTGATCGCCCGCTACGCGGTGCGGGTCAACGGGATCACCGACTACTTCCTGACCAAGCTGGACGTGCTGTCCGGACTGGAGAAGGTCCCGGTGTGCGTCGGCTACGAGGTGGACGGCTTCCGCACCTCGGACATGCCGATGACCCAGACCGACGTGCACCACGCGGTTCCGATCTACGAAGAGCTGCCGGGCTGGTTCGAGGACATCTCGCACTGCCGCACGTACGACGAACTGCCCGCCAACGCGCGCGCTTACGTCGAGCGGATCGAAGAGCTGTCCGGCGCCCGGGTGTCGGCGATCGGCGTCGGTCCGGGCCGGGAGCAGACGATCGTGCGGCACGAGTTCGCCTGA
- a CDS encoding HNH endonuclease family protein, with protein sequence MPTTRTVRNSLTVLAGVALLGSVTVGVADATPPGIPSADTAKSQLSGLTVKPDGSQTGYSRDKFPHWIDQGNSCNTREMVLKRDGTNVQVGSDCYPTSGKWTSPYDGATWSSPSDVDIDHVVPLADAWRTGASSWTQAQRQAFANDLSDPQLIAVTDNVNQEKGDKSPDQWKPPSTGYWCTYAKMWVTVKYKFKLTVNSAEKSALTDMLGRC encoded by the coding sequence ATGCCGACCACTCGCACAGTTCGCAACTCCTTGACCGTCCTGGCCGGCGTCGCGCTGCTCGGCTCGGTCACGGTCGGCGTCGCCGACGCCACGCCGCCGGGCATCCCGTCGGCGGACACCGCGAAGAGCCAGCTCTCCGGTCTCACCGTGAAACCGGACGGCTCGCAGACCGGCTACAGCCGCGACAAGTTCCCGCACTGGATCGACCAGGGCAACAGCTGCAACACGCGCGAGATGGTGCTCAAGCGCGACGGCACGAACGTCCAGGTCGGCTCCGACTGCTATCCGACGTCCGGCAAATGGACCTCGCCGTACGACGGCGCGACCTGGAGCTCACCGTCCGATGTGGACATCGACCACGTCGTGCCGCTCGCCGACGCGTGGCGCACCGGGGCCTCGTCCTGGACCCAGGCGCAGCGCCAGGCCTTCGCCAACGACCTGTCCGACCCGCAGCTGATCGCGGTGACCGACAACGTGAACCAGGAAAAGGGCGACAAGTCGCCGGACCAGTGGAAGCCGCCGTCCACCGGATACTGGTGCACGTACGCCAAGATGTGGGTCACGGTCAAGTACAAGTTCAAGCTCACCGTGAATTCGGCGGAGAAGTCCGCACTGACGGACATGCTGGGCCGCTGCTGA
- a CDS encoding FAD/NAD(P)-binding domain-containing protein, producing the protein MTALPTFTLAIVGAGPRGVGVLERLSANAAGLLGDRRIEVHLIDPFPPGPGRVWRYEQSPLLRMNSMPEDVTVFTDDTVRIDGPVRPGPSLIEWVRQVRAGTLSYPVPDDVRAEFESLTSTDFPTRRLQSRYLEWFYRKVVAELPPGISVVEHLAAAESVDEDETVRLSDGTTVSADAVVLTVGHLDAVPDSRERELEAFAEQHQLSYYPAGYTADVDYSAVPAGEPVLVRGFGLAFVDLMLLLTEGRGGRFEELPCGGLRYHLSGAEPILHVGSRRGVPYHAKTGYRLRGKPLQLPKFFDQRAIEGLTGPLGFRADVWPLIAKELAWAYYTELFTGHPERVRTDYAVFADKFADLPWFSAEMDALIAAAVPAREDRLDLERLDRPFAGRRFDSGEEFGKAVRKYIESDLARRADVHHSADLGAFMALLSVIGQLPALLATGQLTAASQVAEMDGWFHGFFSYYASGPPPRRLDELLALEDAGVVSFLGANLSIAADEATGAFVASSTSHPDTVTARTLIEARLPDASVPRVSDPLLRNLRDSGALAEETVPDVDGATLPSGRIATMLNDFRLVTADGSPHPRRFAVGPHTSVRSAGAFTRPRTNAISFRQNDALAREILRLANP; encoded by the coding sequence GTGACCGCTCTCCCGACGTTCACGCTCGCCATCGTGGGCGCCGGACCTCGCGGGGTCGGCGTCCTCGAACGGCTGTCCGCGAACGCCGCCGGCCTGCTCGGCGACCGGCGGATCGAAGTCCATCTCATCGACCCGTTCCCGCCCGGCCCCGGCCGCGTGTGGCGGTACGAGCAGTCGCCGCTGCTGCGGATGAACTCGATGCCCGAGGACGTCACCGTGTTCACGGACGACACTGTCCGGATCGACGGTCCGGTGCGGCCGGGTCCGTCGCTGATCGAATGGGTGCGGCAGGTGCGCGCGGGCACGCTGTCCTATCCGGTGCCGGACGACGTCCGTGCGGAGTTCGAATCGCTCACTTCCACGGACTTCCCGACCCGGCGGCTGCAAAGCCGGTACCTGGAGTGGTTCTACCGCAAGGTGGTGGCCGAACTGCCGCCCGGCATCTCGGTGGTCGAGCACCTCGCCGCCGCCGAGAGCGTCGACGAAGACGAGACCGTGCGGCTTTCCGACGGCACCACAGTGTCCGCCGATGCCGTGGTGCTGACTGTCGGCCACCTCGACGCGGTCCCCGACTCTCGGGAACGCGAACTGGAGGCGTTCGCCGAGCAGCACCAGCTGTCTTACTACCCCGCTGGCTACACCGCGGACGTCGACTATTCCGCGGTGCCCGCCGGAGAACCGGTGCTAGTCCGGGGTTTCGGGCTCGCGTTCGTGGATCTGATGCTGCTGCTGACGGAGGGTCGCGGCGGCCGGTTCGAGGAACTGCCGTGCGGCGGGCTGCGCTATCACCTCAGCGGTGCCGAGCCGATCCTGCACGTCGGTTCCCGGCGCGGGGTGCCATACCACGCGAAGACCGGTTACCGGTTGCGCGGGAAACCGTTGCAGCTGCCCAAATTCTTCGACCAGCGCGCCATCGAGGGGCTGACCGGTCCGCTCGGCTTCCGTGCGGACGTGTGGCCGCTCATCGCGAAAGAACTCGCCTGGGCGTACTACACCGAGTTGTTCACCGGACATCCAGAACGCGTGCGCACGGATTACGCGGTCTTCGCGGACAAATTCGCCGACCTGCCGTGGTTCTCGGCCGAAATGGACGCGCTCATCGCCGCTGCGGTGCCGGCCCGGGAAGACCGGCTCGATCTGGAGCGATTGGATCGCCCGTTCGCGGGCCGCCGCTTCGATTCCGGCGAGGAATTCGGGAAAGCGGTGCGGAAATACATCGAATCCGACCTCGCGCGGCGCGCGGATGTGCACCACAGTGCGGATCTCGGCGCGTTCATGGCTCTGCTGTCGGTGATCGGTCAGCTGCCCGCGCTGCTGGCGACCGGACAGCTGACCGCCGCGTCCCAAGTGGCCGAGATGGACGGTTGGTTCCACGGCTTTTTCTCTTACTACGCAAGCGGTCCGCCACCGCGACGGCTCGACGAACTGCTCGCTCTCGAGGATGCTGGCGTCGTGTCGTTCCTCGGGGCGAACCTCTCGATCGCCGCCGACGAGGCGACGGGTGCGTTCGTCGCGTCGAGCACCAGCCATCCCGACACGGTCACCGCGCGGACGTTGATCGAGGCACGACTGCCGGACGCGAGCGTCCCGCGCGTGTCCGACCCGCTGTTGCGGAATCTGCGAGACAGCGGCGCATTGGCTGAGGAAACCGTGCCGGATGTCGACGGCGCGACACTGCCGTCCGGGCGGATCGCCACGATGCTCAACGACTTCCGCCTGGTCACCGCGGACGGATCCCCGCATCCACGACGGTTCGCGGTAGGCCCGCACACGAGCGTCCGCTCGGCAGGGGCCTTCACGCGACCGCGCACGAACGCGATCTCGTTCCGGCAGAACGACGCGCTGGCAAGGGAAATCCTGCGGCTGGCTAACCCTTGA
- a CDS encoding MFS transporter, which yields MTTAPHRVTFREVFGVAEFRAMWFGELLSIAGDQLARVALSVLVYANTGSATLTGLTYALTFFPSLLGGIFLTGLADRFPRRAVMVTVDLTRAALILCVAIPGLPFWALCVLVGCVSLLNPPFKASQLALLPQVLEGDRFVVGMGIRSMTVQSAQLLGFAGGGALLLAMDARLALVLDAGTFVLSALFLRFGLKARPAAASGEKRKPFFSSLSAGGRVAFATSALRSLMVFTWLAGLMPVYEGIAAPYVASSGGGSTMIGLLLAADPVGSVIFTFVYTRWVPAGIRPKLIGPMTALAAIPLLLCFLQPGPIVSVLLFVISGGFGTIALLQATASLTVAVPDESRAQTMGLSNTGLTTTMGVTPLIGGVIADHVSAQTTVGIFGLAGLLITIPLAIAWQRSVSGQAEEGSAKEATRAEPA from the coding sequence ATGACGACAGCACCACACCGGGTCACGTTCCGCGAGGTGTTCGGAGTCGCCGAGTTCCGCGCGATGTGGTTCGGCGAACTGCTGTCGATCGCCGGCGACCAGCTCGCCCGGGTCGCGTTGTCCGTCCTCGTCTACGCCAACACCGGTTCCGCGACGCTGACCGGCCTCACCTACGCGCTCACGTTCTTCCCGTCGCTGCTGGGCGGCATCTTCCTCACCGGACTCGCCGACCGCTTCCCACGCCGGGCCGTCATGGTCACCGTGGACCTCACGCGCGCGGCCTTGATTCTGTGCGTTGCCATTCCGGGACTGCCGTTCTGGGCACTATGCGTGCTCGTCGGCTGCGTTTCGCTGCTGAATCCGCCGTTCAAGGCGTCTCAACTGGCATTGCTCCCGCAGGTGCTCGAAGGTGACCGGTTCGTGGTCGGCATGGGCATCCGGAGCATGACGGTCCAATCCGCGCAGCTGCTCGGTTTCGCCGGCGGCGGCGCGCTGCTGCTCGCGATGGACGCCCGCCTCGCCCTGGTGCTCGACGCGGGCACGTTCGTCCTCTCCGCGCTCTTCCTCCGCTTCGGACTGAAGGCCCGCCCCGCGGCCGCCAGCGGGGAAAAGCGCAAGCCGTTCTTCTCCTCGCTCAGCGCGGGCGGCCGGGTCGCCTTCGCGACCAGCGCGTTGCGGTCCCTCATGGTCTTCACGTGGCTCGCCGGGCTGATGCCGGTATACGAAGGCATCGCCGCGCCGTACGTCGCTTCCTCGGGCGGCGGATCCACCATGATCGGCTTGCTGCTCGCCGCCGACCCGGTGGGCAGCGTGATCTTCACCTTCGTCTACACGCGCTGGGTGCCCGCCGGGATCCGGCCGAAGCTGATCGGCCCGATGACCGCGCTCGCCGCGATCCCGCTGCTGCTCTGCTTCCTGCAGCCGGGTCCGATCGTCTCGGTGCTCCTGTTCGTGATCTCCGGCGGCTTCGGCACGATCGCGCTGCTGCAGGCGACGGCGTCGCTGACTGTCGCGGTCCCGGACGAGAGCCGGGCGCAGACGATGGGGCTGTCGAACACCGGATTGACCACGACGATGGGCGTCACTCCGCTGATCGGCGGGGTCATCGCCGACCACGTGAGCGCTCAGACGACCGTCGGGATTTTCGGGCTGGCCGGGTTGCTCATCACGATTCCGCTCGCGATCGCGTGGCAGCGGAGTGTCTCCGGGCAGGCCGAAGAGGGGTCAGCGAAGGAAGCCACACGCGCCGAGCCTGCCTGA
- a CDS encoding GGDEF domain-containing protein, translating into MAVTVVLTVVSTLVFPVSLHQLGILGMLAGLAIAQTEVTRQIERQRRMLSQGPHITVTSVWLLPAALLVPPQLVAALGVIIYVYLAFRSWNGTRPGEAHRVAANATTMILSGFGAALAGHLTDGHSVTTVVAGALGYFLVNTALTGLGLYLTDPAKATAESCLGTMDDNLLELATLCVGGLLVMVLSHEPLLSVLVILPLYVLQRSMLIKRLEELATTDQKTQLLNATTWQDGAQREISRAERENGSFGALMIDLDHFKRINDTFGHLAGDDVLKAVAAVVKQETRAHDLVGRFGGEEFVALLPSTSKEDAIVTAERIRQRISELVIPTQTNEGEAVSIENRTASIGVAAFPLDGTSIEEVMAAADAAVYAAKNSGRNRVVGSVNPARELAAVA; encoded by the coding sequence ATGGCCGTCACGGTGGTGCTCACCGTGGTCAGCACGCTGGTGTTCCCGGTCAGCCTCCACCAGCTCGGCATCCTCGGCATGCTCGCCGGCCTGGCGATCGCGCAGACCGAGGTCACGCGGCAGATCGAGCGGCAGCGCCGGATGCTGAGCCAGGGCCCGCACATCACCGTCACGTCGGTGTGGCTGCTTCCGGCCGCGCTGCTGGTGCCGCCGCAGCTGGTCGCCGCGCTGGGCGTGATCATTTACGTCTACCTGGCGTTCCGCAGCTGGAACGGCACGCGCCCCGGCGAGGCGCACCGCGTCGCGGCCAACGCGACCACGATGATCCTGTCCGGTTTCGGCGCGGCGCTGGCCGGACACCTCACGGACGGCCACAGCGTCACCACCGTCGTGGCCGGTGCGCTCGGGTATTTCCTGGTCAACACCGCGCTGACCGGCCTCGGCCTGTACCTGACCGACCCGGCGAAGGCGACGGCCGAATCATGCCTGGGCACGATGGACGACAACCTGCTGGAACTGGCGACCCTGTGCGTCGGCGGGCTGCTCGTGATGGTGCTGAGCCACGAACCGCTGCTGTCGGTGCTGGTGATCCTGCCGCTGTACGTGCTGCAGCGATCGATGCTGATCAAGCGGCTCGAGGAACTCGCGACCACGGACCAGAAGACGCAGCTGCTCAACGCCACCACCTGGCAGGACGGCGCGCAGCGCGAGATTTCCCGCGCCGAGCGCGAGAACGGCAGCTTCGGCGCCCTGATGATCGACCTCGACCACTTCAAGCGGATCAACGACACGTTCGGCCACCTCGCCGGCGACGACGTGCTCAAAGCCGTCGCCGCGGTGGTGAAGCAGGAGACGCGGGCACACGACCTCGTCGGCCGGTTCGGCGGCGAGGAGTTCGTGGCGCTGCTGCCGTCGACGTCGAAGGAAGACGCGATCGTGACCGCCGAACGGATCCGGCAGCGGATCAGCGAGCTGGTGATCCCGACCCAGACGAACGAGGGCGAGGCGGTCTCGATCGAGAATCGGACCGCGTCGATCGGCGTGGCCGCGTTCCCGCTGGACGGGACGAGCATCGAGGAAGTGATGGCCGCGGCCGACGCCGCGGTGTATGCGGCGAAGAACAGCGGCCGCAACCGGGTCGTCGGCTCGGTCAACCCGGCCCGGGAACTCGCGGCGGTCGCCTGA
- a CDS encoding GNAT family N-acetyltransferase — MTAVPLIGIRPARDDELAVVAALRWRWVAEKDGLPHRNRDEFVREFADWARAHAETHRCLVAVRDERVLGMAFLALTPRVPTPHDFSRICGDVQCVYVVPEARDSGVGGLLIEATLRLAAELGLERVTVHSSDRAIPAYLRHGFSVSKNLLQSELRIAVDVPANRTYS; from the coding sequence ATGACTGCTGTACCGCTCATCGGGATCCGCCCCGCCCGCGACGACGAACTCGCCGTTGTCGCCGCGTTGCGCTGGCGGTGGGTCGCGGAGAAAGACGGGCTGCCGCACCGTAATCGGGACGAGTTCGTACGCGAGTTCGCCGACTGGGCCCGCGCACACGCCGAAACGCATCGCTGTCTGGTGGCGGTGCGAGACGAGCGCGTGCTCGGGATGGCGTTCCTCGCGCTGACCCCCAGAGTGCCGACGCCGCACGACTTTTCGCGGATCTGCGGCGACGTGCAATGCGTGTACGTCGTGCCGGAAGCACGCGACAGCGGCGTCGGCGGGCTGTTGATCGAGGCGACGCTGCGGCTGGCCGCGGAACTCGGGCTGGAGCGGGTGACCGTGCATTCCTCGGATCGCGCGATCCCGGCTTATCTGCGGCACGGGTTCTCGGTGTCGAAGAACCTGCTGCAGAGCGAACTGCGGATCGCGGTCGACGTACCGGCTAACCGAACATATTCCTAG
- a CDS encoding Scr1 family TA system antitoxin-like transcriptional regulator: MRGTAMLTPRIRTLGTALREARIDARFGLRELARRVGTNPALLSNWELGQRVPALEDVAGILGALGVVGAEKQRILQLARGTAEPGWVARGKQSDPDHLGGLLACERAATSVVEWQPLLVPGLLQIPDYARALFLADGLPLKDAERQAEIRMMRRPLVVGPGAIPCEVLLGEAALRNPVGGPETMARQLRFLADLMATSAKLSVRVVPAGHGGHPGLAGRFCVYHVEVGDPIVYFEHQYSGAFLLDEGTDTYCEVADRIRDISLDSRASAAFVQRVAREFREIAQGKRREGPRNMFG; this comes from the coding sequence ATGCGAGGCACGGCCATGCTCACCCCCCGGATCCGCACCCTCGGCACCGCGCTGCGCGAGGCCCGGATCGACGCCCGTTTCGGACTGCGCGAACTCGCCCGCCGAGTCGGCACCAACCCCGCGCTGCTGTCGAACTGGGAGCTGGGACAACGAGTTCCCGCGCTGGAGGACGTCGCGGGCATCCTCGGCGCGCTCGGCGTCGTGGGTGCGGAGAAACAACGGATCCTGCAACTGGCGCGCGGCACCGCCGAACCGGGCTGGGTCGCCCGAGGCAAACAGTCCGACCCGGACCATCTCGGCGGGCTGCTCGCCTGCGAACGCGCCGCGACGTCAGTCGTCGAATGGCAGCCGCTTCTCGTGCCGGGACTGCTGCAGATCCCGGATTACGCGCGGGCGCTGTTCCTCGCCGACGGACTGCCGCTGAAGGACGCGGAACGCCAGGCGGAGATCCGGATGATGCGCAGGCCGCTCGTGGTCGGCCCCGGCGCGATTCCGTGTGAGGTGCTGCTGGGCGAGGCAGCGTTGCGCAATCCGGTCGGCGGGCCCGAGACGATGGCCCGGCAGCTGCGGTTCCTCGCCGATCTCATGGCGACCTCCGCGAAGCTGTCGGTCCGCGTCGTGCCCGCCGGCCACGGCGGCCATCCGGGACTCGCCGGTCGGTTTTGCGTGTACCACGTGGAGGTCGGCGACCCGATCGTCTACTTCGAGCACCAGTACTCGGGCGCCTTCCTCCTCGACGAGGGGACCGACACGTACTGCGAGGTCGCGGACCGGATCCGCGACATCTCCCTGGACTCCCGCGCCTCGGCGGCGTTCGTGCAGCGCGTCGCGCGGGAGTTCCGGGAGATCGCGCAGGGGAAACGGCGGGAGGGGCCTAGGAATATGTTCGGTTAG
- a CDS encoding DUF3151 domain-containing protein produces the protein MTHNLLGPEPTLLPEHTEAQAALDSGTDPTSVAAEHPDYSEAWAALAERALADGETVAAYAYARTGYHRGLDQLRRAGWKGFGPVPWAHRPNQGFLRALAALGTAAGRIGESEEYERCKTFLADSDPAAAEATGLK, from the coding sequence ATGACGCACAACCTGCTGGGCCCCGAGCCCACGCTGCTGCCCGAGCACACCGAAGCGCAGGCCGCGCTCGACTCCGGGACGGACCCGACCTCCGTGGCCGCCGAACACCCCGACTACAGCGAGGCCTGGGCCGCGCTCGCCGAACGCGCGCTCGCCGACGGCGAGACCGTCGCCGCCTACGCCTACGCCCGCACCGGCTACCACCGCGGACTCGACCAGCTCCGCCGCGCCGGCTGGAAGGGCTTCGGCCCGGTGCCGTGGGCGCACCGGCCGAACCAGGGTTTCCTGCGCGCGCTCGCCGCGCTCGGCACCGCCGCGGGCCGCATCGGCGAGTCCGAGGAGTACGAGCGCTGCAAGACGTTCCTCGCCGATTCCGACCCGGCCGCGGCCGAGGCGACCGGTCTGAAGTGA